One Deinococcus grandis DNA window includes the following coding sequences:
- a CDS encoding DinB family protein yields MNVREYYAYLTAAREQLWNYLRALPQADLDRNLIEDADRFHSIKDLLLHVTDVEDHWVHGIVLGDGVQGLYPHDWVRPQAQQYDLAWILDYSREVTRRTCAFLDSEPDLNRSVKLVQDDPASDTVTLDQLMWNVMTHEVRHTAQIALMIRQLGHTPPWLDYMRFVRPQSTPAQAGAPDLEDLDDTGLDDAAEL; encoded by the coding sequence ATGAACGTCCGCGAGTACTACGCCTACCTGACCGCCGCGCGAGAGCAGCTCTGGAACTACCTGCGCGCCCTGCCGCAGGCCGACCTGGACCGCAACCTGATCGAGGACGCTGACCGCTTCCACTCGATCAAGGACCTGCTGCTGCACGTCACGGACGTCGAAGACCACTGGGTGCACGGCATCGTCCTCGGGGACGGCGTGCAGGGCCTGTACCCGCACGACTGGGTGCGGCCCCAGGCGCAGCAGTACGACCTCGCGTGGATCCTCGACTACAGCCGCGAGGTCACCCGCCGCACCTGCGCGTTCCTGGACAGCGAACCTGACCTGAACCGCAGCGTGAAACTCGTGCAGGATGACCCCGCCAGCGACACCGTCACCCTGGACCAGCTGATGTGGAACGTCATGACCCACGAGGTGCGCCACACCGCGCAGATCGCCCTGATGATCCGCCAGCTGGGCCACACGCCCCCCTGGCTGGACTACATGCGCTTCGTGCGCCCCCAGAGCACCCCCGCGCAGGCCGGTGCGCCCGACCTCGAGGATCTGGACGACACCGGACTCGACGACGCCGCCGAGCTGTAA
- a CDS encoding metallophosphoesterase family protein — MRRLVLLLPLLLSAAPLPPPAQPVRLAILGDFNGPYGSTTYPAPLARSVARIVNEWRPDAVLSPGDLIGAQKASLGDAQVRAMWAAFDRDVRAPLSRAGIPFAFTLGNHDASPRSPRDRREAATYWAAHVPPLAFVDRAAFPFRFSVTLGGGAVFIASLDASGPDVSAGQRAWLAAQLASPVARAAGARLVVGHLPLAGVSAEKNRSGEVLREAGALRQVMEAGGVLAYVHGHHAAFYPARLGRLNVLSAGGIGGRDYVGHPGTARSTVTLLTVWPTQGRATFETVDAATGQPVDPASLPARLDGLNGPLVRVTDFR; from the coding sequence ATGCGCCGTCTCGTGCTCCTGCTGCCGCTGCTGCTCTCGGCAGCTCCCCTGCCGCCGCCTGCCCAGCCGGTGCGGCTGGCGATCCTGGGGGACTTCAACGGCCCGTACGGCAGCACGACATACCCCGCGCCGCTGGCCCGCAGCGTGGCGCGCATCGTGAACGAGTGGCGGCCCGACGCGGTGCTCTCGCCCGGCGACCTGATCGGCGCGCAGAAGGCCAGTCTGGGGGACGCGCAGGTGCGGGCCATGTGGGCGGCCTTCGACCGGGACGTGCGTGCGCCCCTGAGCCGCGCGGGCATTCCGTTCGCGTTCACGCTGGGCAACCACGACGCCAGCCCCCGCAGTCCCCGTGACCGGCGCGAGGCCGCCACGTACTGGGCCGCGCACGTGCCCCCGCTGGCGTTCGTGGACCGCGCGGCGTTCCCGTTCCGGTTCAGTGTCACGCTGGGTGGCGGCGCGGTGTTCATCGCGTCGCTGGACGCGAGTGGGCCGGACGTCTCCGCAGGGCAGCGGGCGTGGCTGGCCGCGCAGCTGGCCTCACCGGTCGCGCGGGCGGCGGGCGCGCGGCTGGTCGTGGGGCACCTGCCGCTGGCCGGGGTGAGCGCCGAGAAGAACCGCTCCGGCGAGGTCCTGCGCGAGGCGGGCGCGCTGCGGCAGGTCATGGAGGCCGGGGGCGTGCTGGCCTACGTGCACGGTCACCACGCGGCGTTCTACCCGGCGCGGCTGGGCCGCCTGAACGTCCTGTCCGCCGGGGGCATCGGCGGGCGGGACTACGTGGGGCATCCGGGCACGGCGCGCAGCACGGTGACGCTGCTGACCGTGTGGCCCACGCAGGGCCGCGCGACCTTCGAGACGGTGGACGCCGCGACCGGCCAGCCCGTGGACCCGGCGAGCCTCCCGGCGCGGCTGGACGGCCTGAACGGCCCACTCGTGCGCGTGACCGACTTCCGGTAG
- a CDS encoding MmcQ/YjbR family DNA-binding protein yields the protein MQSIADLRALCAALPHSRETFPFGATTLVFKVGPAGAGKMYALTDVQADPVTVSVKVRPERGDELRAAHDAITPGYHLNKRHWVTVTLDGRVPPELIRELIVGSHALVVGGLTRAQRRDLGL from the coding sequence ATGCAGTCCATCGCCGACCTGCGCGCCCTGTGCGCCGCGCTGCCGCACTCGCGCGAGACGTTCCCGTTTGGCGCCACGACCCTGGTGTTCAAGGTCGGTCCCGCCGGGGCGGGGAAGATGTACGCCCTGACCGACGTGCAGGCCGACCCCGTGACCGTGTCCGTGAAGGTGCGGCCCGAACGGGGCGACGAGCTGCGCGCCGCGCACGACGCGATCACGCCCGGGTACCACCTGAACAAACGGCACTGGGTGACCGTGACGCTGGACGGCCGCGTGCCGCCGGAGTTGATCCGTGAGCTGATCGTGGGCAGTCACGCGCTCGTCGTGGGAGGCCTGACCCGCGCGCAGCGTAGAGACCTGGGCCTGTGA
- a CDS encoding DUF4132 domain-containing protein, whose protein sequence is MDIQDHLRTFQQPWKPGFDTRVAALPAPWATLIGAHVKGGRDHQERQRLQDELTDALHASTPADREALAAALFPQFPALAARTLDALLTRHPYPLGYARRAFRAPGHRLAAAHAAHWLWQAWHTTRDYPQPASWFAVHAGLLNPWESQGLGLLLGQAISDGDEEVYQILRDTAGTQHPVARMGRHVPLALLSSTREDAWTLAEGLLLAAQRQEGLRQVILETVDEASADAFTRTLRLILGEDLLRFAATLRAACVWFGLNYDVTDLKVVRAHLTRALTFLEEPEAAREAVQGGEGVDAYLALFTLGMCDAVQAAELARTVLTDTDPARRMAAAQFLTAAELLTDDDRRALLTDADLRVAVLAGSAVNRWGSQPHLFTFEEFEAYALRLPDSARHDPLLFPWLGHVPAHADALDALPALRGERPFTALTPHLGGLSVYGKTSLLRSLKDHAAANPLDAPTRALLLTLLQDRNSSVSQEAVTVMAHFTPDPTEVEAVHGLLKRKSADLRRGLIRLLASDPAQAQRSAAALLSGPNTDQRQAGLQLLIETGGTPPADFGAKNVTEATLLARLTDPGTQLTLEDGLGLFDPARLTRPQAPQPRERDYPADVTRGAALLRDLDALLVAHRETPLTGPGWDGQETVLLGNVRPWQLRPGRDGQPMPLWDVWTGWWQGRPDAQDGDLTRLHWALNHFVNRTQTTDAELQDELDGNGAQPAAPDTAAPDTAELDAAELDTAELDTAVLDLLGLDQEGLDDLLADADADDLAEHQAARSAAEIRQDLLRRTLHRTLGPLVTLRLEHPDLARVIVDALHGAYATPLDTDLALDAWETALAYLPRDVQMQTDPLRSWWQEDPRDLLNPVMPQGDWRAWTPAQQRRFWNLHLHRGAGYPNLPRQRVNTPLLLHASAQGWATTDDLLDMLIGPRPERGRYSYGNDFSDLSQYTRRTLKPEWPTHPDWEAAVNRVRDRVLEVELARGDLETPATAPALALRSVHGADLALRLLAGLGKNPLKRGYQGHNESRDVTFSHLIRVAFPQPGDTPESFRVQATALGLPDTRLLDLAMFAPQWAPLVAGALGWRGLKDGVYWLHAHTRDSNWSVPQEVRDAWEAEIGERTPLSPADLTEGAVDVAWFRQTFKALGGARFSALLDAAKYASSSGGHKRAETYARAILGELKEDDLTTRITEKRNQDAVRALGLLPLARARGKAARELEGRYRLISDFRVGARQFGAQRQASERRAADIGLLNLARSAGYADPQRLMWAMEARTAPDWTAAVTEGDLRVGIHLGPDGEASLTVTRGDRVLKALPPALKKRPDVQALQAAAKELSATRKRMRAALEETMIRGDHLQPQELTELAAHPVIAPMLRSLVWVMNETHLGWWTGDTLDTPGGPQSIGEHALRLAHPHDLFTSGHWPTFQAQVMDRHVTQPFKQVFREYYPLTAPERDARRVTRYADQHVQPGKAAALLKTRGWITVPEEGVRKTWHAEGINVWLDTSVGSGTPNEVEGTPVNAAYFIRRDATEPLPLSEVPPRLLSETLRDLDLIVSVAHVGGVDPEATQSTTGMRAALLRETLRLLKLTNVRIQNDHALIEGHHARYTLHLGSGTVHRQPGGYLCIIPVHNGHQGRLFLPFADPDPRTAEVISKALLLAQDRQIQDPTILEQLR, encoded by the coding sequence ATGGACATTCAGGACCACCTGCGGACCTTCCAGCAGCCCTGGAAACCCGGCTTCGACACGCGCGTGGCGGCCCTGCCCGCCCCGTGGGCCACCCTGATCGGGGCGCACGTGAAGGGCGGGCGTGATCATCAGGAACGCCAGCGCCTTCAGGACGAACTGACGGACGCCCTGCACGCCAGCACCCCGGCCGACCGCGAAGCCCTGGCCGCCGCGCTGTTCCCGCAGTTCCCGGCGCTCGCGGCCCGCACGCTGGATGCCCTGCTGACCCGCCACCCGTACCCGCTGGGCTACGCCCGCCGCGCCTTCCGCGCCCCCGGCCACCGGCTGGCCGCCGCGCACGCCGCGCACTGGCTGTGGCAGGCGTGGCACACCACCCGCGACTACCCCCAGCCCGCCTCGTGGTTCGCGGTGCACGCGGGCCTCCTGAACCCCTGGGAATCCCAGGGGCTGGGCCTGCTGCTGGGTCAGGCGATCAGCGACGGGGACGAGGAGGTCTACCAGATCCTGCGCGACACGGCGGGCACGCAGCACCCGGTCGCCCGCATGGGCCGCCACGTGCCCCTGGCCCTGCTGAGCAGCACCAGAGAGGACGCCTGGACGCTCGCCGAGGGCCTGCTGCTCGCCGCGCAGCGCCAGGAGGGGCTGCGGCAGGTGATCCTGGAGACCGTGGACGAGGCCAGCGCGGACGCCTTCACCCGCACGCTGCGCCTGATCCTGGGGGAGGACCTGCTGCGCTTCGCCGCCACCTTGCGCGCCGCGTGCGTGTGGTTCGGCCTGAACTACGACGTGACCGACCTGAAGGTCGTCCGGGCGCACCTCACCCGCGCGCTGACCTTCCTGGAAGAACCCGAGGCCGCGCGGGAGGCCGTGCAGGGCGGCGAGGGGGTGGACGCGTACCTCGCGCTGTTCACGCTGGGCATGTGCGACGCCGTGCAGGCCGCCGAACTGGCCCGCACGGTCCTGACGGACACCGACCCGGCCCGCCGCATGGCCGCCGCGCAGTTCCTGACGGCCGCCGAGCTGCTGACCGACGACGACCGCCGCGCCCTACTGACCGACGCCGACCTGCGCGTGGCCGTGCTGGCGGGGAGCGCCGTGAACCGCTGGGGCAGCCAGCCGCATCTGTTCACCTTCGAGGAGTTCGAGGCGTACGCCCTGCGCCTCCCGGACAGCGCCCGGCACGACCCGCTGCTGTTCCCCTGGCTGGGTCACGTGCCCGCCCACGCCGACGCCCTCGACGCCCTGCCCGCTCTGCGCGGCGAGCGGCCCTTCACGGCCCTGACCCCGCACCTGGGTGGGCTGAGCGTGTACGGCAAGACCTCGTTGCTGCGCAGCCTGAAGGACCACGCGGCGGCGAACCCGCTGGACGCACCCACCCGCGCGCTGCTCCTGACGCTGCTGCAGGACCGCAACAGCAGCGTGTCACAGGAAGCCGTGACCGTCATGGCGCACTTCACGCCCGACCCCACCGAGGTCGAGGCCGTGCACGGCCTGCTGAAACGCAAGAGTGCCGACCTGCGCCGCGGCCTGATCCGCCTGCTCGCCAGTGACCCCGCGCAGGCGCAGCGCAGCGCCGCCGCCCTGCTGAGCGGCCCGAACACCGATCAGCGGCAGGCGGGCCTGCAACTCCTGATCGAGACCGGGGGCACGCCGCCCGCCGACTTCGGCGCGAAGAACGTCACCGAGGCGACCCTGCTGGCCCGCCTGACCGACCCCGGCACGCAACTGACCCTGGAGGACGGCCTTGGCCTGTTCGACCCCGCGCGCCTCACCCGGCCGCAGGCGCCGCAGCCCCGGGAGCGCGACTACCCCGCGGACGTGACGCGCGGCGCGGCCCTGCTGCGCGACCTGGACGCCCTGCTCGTCGCCCACCGCGAGACCCCGCTGACCGGCCCCGGCTGGGACGGCCAGGAGACGGTGCTGCTGGGCAACGTGCGCCCCTGGCAGCTCCGCCCGGGCCGGGACGGACAGCCCATGCCGCTGTGGGATGTCTGGACCGGCTGGTGGCAGGGTCGCCCGGACGCGCAGGACGGCGACCTGACCCGGCTGCACTGGGCGCTGAACCACTTCGTGAACCGCACGCAGACCACCGACGCGGAACTTCAGGACGAGCTGGACGGCAACGGCGCGCAGCCCGCCGCGCCCGACACTGCCGCGCCCGACACTGCCGAACTCGATGCGGCCGAACTCGACACGGCCGAACTCGACACGGCCGTGCTGGACCTGCTGGGCCTCGATCAGGAAGGGCTGGACGACCTGCTCGCCGACGCGGACGCGGACGACCTCGCCGAGCATCAGGCGGCCCGCAGCGCCGCCGAGATCCGGCAGGACCTGCTGCGCCGCACCCTGCACCGCACGCTGGGACCGCTGGTCACCCTGCGGCTGGAACACCCGGACCTGGCGCGCGTGATCGTGGACGCCCTGCATGGCGCGTACGCCACGCCCCTGGACACGGACCTCGCCCTGGACGCCTGGGAGACCGCGCTGGCGTACCTGCCGCGCGACGTGCAGATGCAGACCGACCCGCTGCGCTCCTGGTGGCAGGAGGACCCCCGCGACCTGCTGAACCCGGTCATGCCGCAGGGCGACTGGCGCGCCTGGACGCCCGCGCAGCAGCGGCGCTTCTGGAACCTGCACCTGCACCGCGGCGCGGGCTACCCGAACCTGCCCCGCCAGCGGGTGAACACGCCCCTGCTGCTGCACGCGTCCGCGCAGGGCTGGGCGACCACCGACGACCTGCTGGATATGCTGATCGGCCCACGCCCGGAACGCGGCCGGTACTCCTACGGCAACGATTTTTCCGACCTGTCGCAGTACACCCGCCGCACCCTGAAACCCGAGTGGCCCACCCACCCCGACTGGGAGGCCGCCGTGAACCGCGTCCGCGACCGGGTGCTGGAGGTCGAACTGGCCCGCGGCGACCTGGAGACGCCCGCCACCGCGCCCGCCCTGGCGCTGCGCAGCGTCCACGGCGCGGACCTGGCCCTGCGGCTGCTGGCGGGCCTGGGGAAGAATCCCCTCAAGCGCGGCTACCAGGGCCACAACGAGAGCCGCGACGTGACCTTCAGCCACCTGATCCGCGTGGCGTTCCCACAGCCAGGGGACACGCCCGAGTCCTTCCGCGTGCAGGCCACCGCGCTGGGCCTCCCGGACACCCGCCTGCTGGACCTCGCCATGTTCGCCCCGCAGTGGGCGCCGCTGGTCGCGGGCGCGCTGGGCTGGCGCGGCCTGAAGGACGGCGTGTACTGGCTGCACGCCCACACCCGCGACAGCAACTGGAGCGTCCCGCAGGAGGTCCGTGACGCCTGGGAGGCCGAGATCGGCGAGCGTACCCCCCTGAGCCCCGCCGACCTGACCGAGGGCGCCGTGGACGTCGCGTGGTTCCGCCAGACCTTCAAGGCACTCGGCGGGGCGAGGTTCAGCGCGCTGCTGGACGCCGCCAAGTACGCCTCCTCAAGCGGCGGACACAAACGCGCCGAGACGTACGCCCGCGCCATCCTGGGCGAACTGAAGGAAGACGACCTGACCACCCGCATCACCGAGAAACGCAACCAGGACGCCGTGCGCGCCCTGGGCCTGCTGCCCCTCGCCCGCGCCAGGGGGAAGGCCGCGCGGGAACTGGAGGGCCGCTACCGCCTCATCAGCGACTTCCGCGTCGGCGCGCGGCAGTTCGGCGCGCAGCGGCAGGCCAGTGAACGCCGCGCGGCGGACATCGGCCTGCTCAACCTCGCCCGCAGCGCCGGGTACGCCGACCCGCAGCGCCTGATGTGGGCCATGGAGGCCCGCACCGCCCCCGACTGGACGGCAGCCGTCACCGAGGGCGACCTCCGCGTGGGCATTCACCTCGGCCCGGACGGCGAGGCCAGCCTGACCGTCACCCGCGGCGACAGGGTCCTCAAGGCCCTGCCGCCCGCCCTGAAGAAACGCCCGGACGTGCAGGCCCTCCAGGCCGCCGCGAAAGAACTGAGCGCCACGAGAAAGCGCATGCGCGCCGCGCTGGAGGAGACCATGATCCGCGGCGACCACCTCCAGCCGCAGGAACTCACGGAGCTCGCCGCGCACCCGGTCATCGCGCCCATGCTGCGCAGCCTCGTGTGGGTCATGAACGAGACGCACCTCGGCTGGTGGACCGGCGACACCCTCGACACGCCCGGCGGGCCGCAGTCCATAGGCGAGCACGCCCTGCGCCTCGCGCACCCGCACGACCTCTTCACCAGCGGGCACTGGCCCACCTTCCAGGCGCAGGTCATGGACCGCCACGTCACGCAGCCCTTCAAGCAGGTGTTCCGCGAGTACTACCCCCTCACTGCGCCTGAGCGGGACGCGCGGCGCGTCACCCGCTACGCCGACCAGCACGTCCAGCCCGGCAAGGCCGCCGCCCTCCTGAAAACGCGCGGCTGGATCACCGTCCCCGAGGAAGGCGTCCGCAAGACCTGGCACGCCGAGGGCATCAACGTCTGGCTCGACACCAGCGTCGGCTCCGGCACCCCGAACGAGGTCGAGGGGACCCCGGTCAACGCCGCGTACTTCATCCGCCGCGACGCCACCGAACCCCTGCCCCTGTCCGAGGTGCCCCCTCGCCTCCTGAGCGAGACGCTGCGCGACCTCGACCTGATCGTCTCCGTCGCCCACGTCGGCGGCGTCGACCCCGAAGCCACCCAGAGCACCACCGGGATGCGCGCCGCCCTGCTGCGCGAGACCCTGCGCCTCCTCAAGCTCACCAACGTCCGCATCCAGAACGACCACGCCCTGATCGAAGGCCACCACGCCCGCTACACCCTGCACCTCGGCAGCGGCACCGTCCACCGCCAGCCCGGCGGGTACCTGTGCATCATCCCCGTCCACAACGGGCACCAGGGGCGCCTCTTCCTGCCCTTCGCCGACCCCGATCCCCGCACCGCCGAGGTCATCAGCAAGGCCCTCCTGCTCGCCCAGGACCGCCAGATCCAGGACCCCACCATCCTCGAACAACTCCGGTAA
- the alaS gene encoding alanine--tRNA ligase: MTVSLTTAQIREKYLQFFEGKGHLRLPSYSTVAPDPTTLFTVAGMQPFKDQFMGAPAVFDGVANRRVTTAQKCLRIGDIENVGRTLRHCSLLEMLGNFSFGDYFKQESLTWAWEFLTSPEWLGLDRARLYVTIYEEDEEAFRIWTEVNGLPADHILRFGADENFWPADAPKEGPNGPCGPCSEIFYDRGPKYGNDTWAEYAETRESARFLEIWNNVFPQFDRQDPLPDGTPVLKDLPFKNIDTGMGLERIATVVQDVYDFYSNDVFAPIVAKVAEMSGQAYDGPQSVSHRVVAEHIRSVSMVIADGSVPSNTGRGYVVRKILRRACRHAYLLGLREPSLFKLVPIVAERMGDAYPELRENLAKIGATVQSEEERFLKTLEGGIQRLGGLLSGMERGAVLSGQDAFVLYDTYGFPVDLTKEIAEEYGITVDEAGYAESLENAQEIARAGSKYGKSELFGGNQEALEGLPRTEFVGYDELSVDADVVALVGAGERLSHLPAGSEATVVLSRTPFYAEGGGEVGDTGRLEWEGGAGVVRDTRKTPQGVFLHDVLVEEGELREGVRVRGVVSGERRATERHHTATHLLHAALRAVLGDGVAQKGSLVAPDRLRFDFSHGAALTAPEIAAVELLVSRWVSANFPVTWQEMPIADAKAAGATALFGEKYGETVRVVRVGGSVEYAGQSVSSMELCGGAHVRRTGDIGAFVILGDENVAAGVRRIEALAGDAATAWVRERLNAAAKVASLLNTGVDGLEARVSGLQAQLKAAEKDIAAVKRQLAEAQMGGGSGGAAQTRELGGFRVAALKLAGLEGNELRGAADRLLDQSGADMVVVAGEKGLVVKVTKDAVTRGAHAGQLIGKLAAAGGGKGGGRPDMAQAGVTDADAALGALDTAF; this comes from the coding sequence ATGACGGTTTCGCTGACGACGGCGCAGATTCGGGAGAAGTACCTGCAGTTCTTCGAGGGGAAGGGGCACCTGCGGTTGCCGAGTTACAGCACGGTCGCGCCGGATCCGACGACGCTGTTCACGGTGGCGGGCATGCAGCCGTTCAAGGATCAGTTCATGGGTGCCCCGGCGGTGTTTGATGGCGTGGCGAACAGGCGCGTGACGACGGCGCAGAAGTGCCTGCGGATCGGGGATATCGAGAACGTGGGCCGGACGTTGCGGCACTGCTCGCTGCTGGAGATGCTGGGGAACTTCTCCTTCGGGGATTACTTCAAGCAGGAGTCGCTGACGTGGGCGTGGGAGTTCCTGACCAGCCCGGAGTGGCTGGGGCTGGACCGCGCGCGGCTGTACGTGACGATCTACGAGGAGGACGAGGAGGCGTTCCGCATCTGGACCGAGGTGAACGGTCTGCCGGCGGATCACATCCTGCGGTTCGGGGCGGATGAGAACTTCTGGCCGGCGGACGCGCCGAAGGAGGGGCCGAACGGGCCGTGCGGGCCGTGCAGCGAGATCTTCTATGATCGCGGTCCGAAGTACGGGAATGACACCTGGGCGGAGTACGCCGAGACGCGTGAGAGTGCGCGGTTCCTGGAGATCTGGAACAACGTGTTCCCGCAGTTCGACCGTCAGGATCCGCTGCCGGACGGCACGCCGGTCCTGAAGGACCTGCCGTTCAAGAACATCGATACCGGCATGGGCCTGGAGCGCATCGCGACCGTGGTGCAGGACGTGTACGACTTCTACAGCAACGACGTGTTCGCACCGATCGTGGCGAAGGTCGCCGAGATGAGCGGGCAGGCGTACGACGGGCCGCAGAGCGTGTCCCACCGTGTGGTGGCCGAGCACATCCGCAGCGTGAGCATGGTGATCGCGGACGGCAGTGTGCCCAGCAATACGGGGCGCGGGTACGTGGTGCGGAAGATCCTGCGCCGCGCCTGCCGTCACGCGTACCTGCTGGGTCTGCGCGAGCCGAGCCTGTTCAAGCTGGTGCCGATCGTGGCCGAGCGCATGGGCGATGCTTACCCCGAATTGCGCGAGAACCTCGCGAAGATCGGGGCGACGGTCCAGTCCGAGGAGGAGCGGTTCCTGAAGACGCTGGAGGGCGGCATTCAGCGGCTGGGTGGGTTGCTGTCGGGCATGGAGCGCGGCGCGGTGCTGTCCGGTCAGGACGCGTTCGTGCTGTACGACACGTACGGTTTCCCGGTGGATCTGACGAAGGAGATCGCGGAGGAGTACGGCATCACGGTGGATGAGGCCGGGTACGCGGAGAGCCTGGAGAACGCGCAGGAGATCGCGCGGGCCGGGAGCAAGTACGGCAAGAGTGAACTGTTCGGCGGGAATCAGGAGGCGCTGGAGGGTCTGCCCCGCACGGAGTTCGTGGGGTACGACGAGCTGAGCGTGGACGCGGACGTGGTGGCGCTGGTGGGCGCGGGCGAGCGCCTGAGTCACCTGCCCGCCGGGTCGGAGGCGACGGTGGTGCTGTCCCGCACGCCGTTCTACGCCGAGGGTGGCGGTGAGGTGGGTGACACGGGTCGCCTGGAGTGGGAGGGCGGCGCGGGGGTCGTGCGTGACACCCGCAAGACGCCGCAGGGCGTGTTCCTGCATGACGTGCTGGTCGAGGAGGGCGAGCTGCGCGAGGGCGTCCGCGTGCGGGGCGTGGTGTCCGGCGAGCGCCGCGCGACCGAGCGGCACCACACGGCGACGCACCTGCTGCACGCGGCGCTGCGGGCGGTGCTGGGGGATGGCGTGGCGCAGAAGGGGTCGCTGGTCGCCCCGGATCGCCTGCGCTTCGACTTCTCGCACGGGGCGGCCCTGACGGCGCCGGAGATCGCGGCGGTGGAACTGCTGGTGAGCCGCTGGGTGAGTGCGAACTTCCCCGTGACGTGGCAGGAAATGCCCATCGCGGACGCGAAGGCGGCGGGCGCGACCGCGCTGTTCGGCGAGAAGTACGGCGAGACCGTGCGCGTCGTGCGCGTGGGTGGCAGCGTGGAGTACGCCGGGCAGTCCGTGAGCAGCATGGAACTGTGCGGCGGGGCGCACGTGCGCCGCACCGGGGACATCGGCGCGTTCGTGATCCTGGGGGATGAGAACGTGGCGGCCGGGGTGCGCCGCATCGAGGCGCTGGCTGGGGACGCCGCGACCGCGTGGGTGCGCGAGCGTCTGAACGCCGCCGCGAAGGTTGCCAGCCTCCTGAATACGGGCGTGGACGGCCTGGAAGCCCGCGTGAGCGGCCTCCAGGCGCAGCTGAAGGCAGCCGAGAAGGACATCGCGGCGGTCAAGCGGCAGCTGGCTGAGGCGCAGATGGGCGGCGGCAGTGGTGGCGCCGCGCAGACGCGCGAGCTGGGCGGCTTCAGGGTCGCCGCGCTGAAACTCGCGGGCCTGGAAGGCAACGAGCTGCGTGGCGCGGCCGACAGGCTCCTCGACCAGAGCGGCGCGGACATGGTCGTCGTCGCGGGCGAGAAGGGCCTCGTCGTGAAGGTCACGAAGGACGCCGTGACCCGCGGCGCGCACGCCGGGCAGCTGATCGGCAAACTCGCCGCCGCGGGTGGCGGCAAGGGCGGCGGCCGTCCCGACATGGCGCAGGCGGGCGTGACCGACGCCGACGCCGCGCTGGGCGCGCTGGACACCGCGTTCTGA